The sequence below is a genomic window from Micromonospora aurantiaca ATCC 27029.
ACCCTTGGCGGTGCACTGCTTGAACACCGAGTTCTCGAAGCCGGCGACGATGTCGCCGTTCTCGTCGACCGACCCCTCCTCCTGGAGCACCTTCTTCGGGTACGTGGAGAGGATCATGTTGGCGTCGGTGCGGTACGTGTCGGTGCCGAAGCCGTCCCGGAACCAGCCACCCGGCGCCGCCACCGAGATCTGCTCGGTGCCGTAGTTCGAGTAGTCCGACTTCTTGCCGGACGGGCCGACCGCCGACACGCCGATCACGTGCGGGCCCTCGACCGGCAGGTCCCAGCAGGTCGCGTTGTCGATCGGGCGCGGGTACGGGTCGGCGCCGTAGTCCGGGCTGCTCACGTCGGTGCGCGGCGCGCCCAGGTCCTCGTGGTTGTTGCCGAGCGAACCGACGAGCGTGACGCCCTTGTGGTGGGCGAAGTTCAGCGCCCGCTTCATCGCCTCGATGACGGTCCGCTGCTCGGCCTGCGCCTCCGGCGAGTCCGCCGGGTTGGCGGTGCAGTTGTAGAGCCACGGGTCGACGTAGAAGGACATGTTCACCACGTCCAGCCCGGAGCGGCCCGCGTGCACCAGGGAGTTCACCACCGGGTTGAGGAAGAAGTAGCCGCTGTCCTGGCCACCCTTCAGCTCGACCAGGGAGACGTTCGGGGCCACGCCGGAGAGGCCGAAGCCGTTCGCGGCGGCGCCGATGGTGCCGGCCACGTGCGTGCCGTGCCCGCCGTCGTCGGTGCCGACCGGGTCGAGGCAGCTCGCCACCTCGCACGGGCCGTCGACCTCGGGGATGTCCGGGGCGAAGTTTCGCGACAGCGCCCAGTTGAAGTTGGGCGCGAGGTCGGGCTGGCTGGCGTCGACGCCGGTGTCCAGGATGCCGACGGTGACCCGGCGGTCGCCCGGCTCGATCTTGCGGGCCTTGTCGGCCCGGATCATGTCCAGGCCCCAGAGCTTGTCGTCGAGCGGGTCCATCTTCTTGCCGTTGTTCCTGGCGGCCTTGCCCTTGGTCGCCGCGGCGGCCAGCAGGTGCTCCTGCTCGACCCGGTCCAGCTTCGGCTTGCGGCCGATCGCCTTCTCCTCGGCGGCGCCGACCAGCGCGCCGGCCGCGGTGGCCCGGCTGGCGAAGTCCGCCCGGTCGCTGGTGACCTGGAACAGGCCGACGTCGTCGGTGCGGGCGACGACCTTGCCACCGGCGGCGGCGATCGCGGCGATCGCGGCGTCGGTGG
It includes:
- a CDS encoding S8 family serine peptidase, translating into MSKRFTVGAVAAAASLALTVTGLSIPANAAPSDTRTFTVLAESGVSTDAAIAAIAAAGGKVVARTDDVGLFQVTSDRADFASRATAAGALVGAAEEKAIGRKPKLDRVEQEHLLAAAATKGKAARNNGKKMDPLDDKLWGLDMIRADKARKIEPGDRRVTVGILDTGVDASQPDLAPNFNWALSRNFAPDIPEVDGPCEVASCLDPVGTDDGGHGTHVAGTIGAAANGFGLSGVAPNVSLVELKGGQDSGYFFLNPVVNSLVHAGRSGLDVVNMSFYVDPWLYNCTANPADSPEAQAEQRTVIEAMKRALNFAHHKGVTLVGSLGNNHEDLGAPRTDVSSPDYGADPYPRPIDNATCWDLPVEGPHVIGVSAVGPSGKKSDYSNYGTEQISVAAPGGWFRDGFGTDTYRTDANMILSTYPKKVLQEEGSVDENGDIVAGFENSVFKQCTAKGECGYYTYLQGTSMASPHVSGVAALIVSKHGKKQGRNGYGMAPNLVEQHLYRTAAEHACPEPRLQSYTNEGRDAEFDAYCAGSLNFNGFYGYGIVDAYAAVKTPVKPNVRP